One segment of Alnus glutinosa chromosome 2, dhAlnGlut1.1, whole genome shotgun sequence DNA contains the following:
- the LOC133861577 gene encoding BTB/POZ domain and ankyrin repeat-containing protein NPR1-like, giving the protein MDNGNELSSSLSFASSSYLSNGSSGQDVSAAANSESLSKLSANLEKLLDDAEYNYSDAEIVVEGIPVGVHRCILAARSQFFHELFKKGNDCSVKEGRPTYLMTELVPCGGVGYEAFKVVLSYLYTGKLKPSPPEVSICVDDACAHDACRPAINYAVELMYASANFQMKELVLVVQRRLLNFVEKALVEDVIPILVVAFHCQLNQLVSQCIQRVARSDLDNVSLEKELPCAVSSEIKSLRPKPQPEANPSVEEVDPLHEKHIRRIHRALDSDDVELVKLLLKESDVTLDDAYALHYATAYSDPKVVKEVLSLGLADLNLKNIRGHTVLHVGARRKEPSILVALLNKGACASNITDDGQTAVAICRRLTRPKDYNENTKHGQEANKDRVCIDVLEREMRRNSTSENMAISPHVIPDDLHMRLDYLESRVAFAQMLFPFEARVAMQVANADSTSVCTDLLTSKGSSGNLREVDLNETPSVQTKRLHSRLHALIKTVDMGRRYFPHCSQVLDKFLEDDMPDAFFLEEGTPEEQKIKKMRFMELKDEVQKAFSKDMAEKNQSGLSPSSSSSSSPKKVANYKVRRK; this is encoded by the exons ATGGATAATGGGAATGAGTTGTCATCTTCCTTGAGTTTTGCTTCGTCGTCTTATCTATCAAATGGGTCTAGTGGTCAAGATGTATCTGCGGCCGCCAACTCCGAGAGTCTAAGTAAGCTCAGCGCCAATCTGGAAAAGTTATTAGATGATGCCGAATACAACTATAGCGATGCGGAGATTGTTGTTGAGGGCATCCCGGTGGGTGTCCATCGGTGTATATTGGCTGCACGGAGCCAGTTTTTTCACGAGCTTTTTAAGAAGGGAAATGATTGTTCGGTGAAGGAAGGCCGGCCAACGTATCTCATGACTGAATTGGTGCCTTGTGGTGGAGTTGGATATGAAGCGTTCAAAGTTGTCTTGAGTTATTTGTATACCGGGAAGCTTAAGCCATCGCCACCGGAAGTATCAATTTGTGTTGATGATGCTTGCGCACATGATGCATGCCGTCCTGCTATTAATTATGCTGTGGAATTGATGTACGCTTCTGCAAACTTTCAGATGAAAGAGCTTGTTCTGGTTGTTCAG CGTCGTCTCCTCAATTTTGTTGAAAAGGCTTTAGTGGAAGACGTAATTCCAATTCTTGTGGTTGCCTTCCATTGCCAATTGAACCAGCTTGTCTCTCAGTGCATCCAGAGAGTAGCAAGATCAGATCTTGATAATGTGTCTCTTGAAAAAGAGCTCCCTTGTGCAGTTTCAAGTGAAATCAAATCACTACGTCCCAAACCTCAGCCAGAGGCCAATCCTAGTGTTGAGGAAGTGGACCCCTTACATGAAAAGCATATTAGGAGAATCCACAGGGCTTTGGACTCTGATGATGTTGAGTTAGTGAAGTTGCTACTTAAAGAATCTGATGTCACTTTAGATGATGCTTATGCACTCCACTATGCTACTGCATATTCTGATCCTAAGGTCGTTAAGGAGGTTCTCAGCCTAGGCTTGGCTGATCTCAACCTTAAAAATATCCGAGGACATACTGTGCTTCATGTGGGTGCAAGGCGTAAGGAGCCATCAATTCTAGTGGCATTGCTGAACAAGGGAGCCTGTGCATCAAATATTACAGACGATGGACAAACTGCTGTTGCAATCTGTCGGAGGTTAACCAGGCCAAAGGATTACAATGAGAACACAAAGCACGGGCAAGAAGCTAACAAAGACCGGGTATGCATCGATGTTCTCGAGAGAGAAATGCGAAGAAATTCAACATCCGAGAACATGGCAATCTCACCGCATGTGATACCTGATGATTTGCACATGAGGCTTGACTACCTGGAAAGTAGAG TGGCATTTGCACAAATGTTGTTTCCTTTTGAAGCCAGGGTAGCTATGCAGGTTGCAAATGCAGATTCAACCTCAGTTTGCACAGATCTTTTAACATCAAAAGGCTCAAGTGGTAACTTAAGGGAGGTTGATTTGAATGAAACACCATCTGTACAAACCAAAAGACTCCACTCGAGGCTGCATGCCCTGATTAAAACAG TGGATATGGGTCGACGCTACTTTCCCCATTGCTCTCAAGTGCTTGACAAGTTCTTGGAGGACGATATGCCTGATGCTTTCTTCCTTGAAGAAGGCACTCCTGAAGAGCAGAAAATCAAGAAGATGCGCTTCATGGAACTTAAAGATGAGGTGCAGAAGGCATTTTCCAAGGACATGGCTGAGAAAAATCAGTCAGGTTTGTCACCTTCCTCATCCTCCTCATCTTCTCCGAAG